The Rhodothermales bacterium DNA segment CGTTGCCAGCTATCTTCCCGACGACTTCGACCCGTCCGTCATCTCCGAAGAGATTGTCGAGGCGATCTACGCCGTCAACCGCGAACTCATCGCCGCCGGCGCCAGGAAATTCGCCTGCGGCCTCTCCCCCGCCAGCGAGGCGAAGACGCTGAGGCCGCAGCCCAACGGCAAGATTTCCGTCACCGACGGGCCGTACATCGAGACCAAGGAGCACATCGGCGGTCTCTTGATTCTCGAAGCCGCGAATCTCGATGAGGCGTTGGCGTGGGCCCGCAAAGGGATGGTCTGGAATGCCGTGGTCGAGGTCCGTGAGATTCAATTTCACCCGGATCCGAAAGGAGCCACGCAGTAAGCCGGCCGCCGTGTCTGCAACAAAACTCTGCAACGAGACATGGAGCAGTCCGGATGCCTGGCTCCACACGTCAAAAAAGGACGCCCTCGGTTGGCCGGACTCCGTGGGGCTACTACCGAGTGCACAACGCGAGGTAGGTAGTCGATCAACGAACAAAGTCGAGGCCACCGCTCACACAACTACATGCGTTTCCTTTCCAGGCTACTTTGGATTGATGGCACCGGC contains these protein-coding regions:
- a CDS encoding YciI family protein; this encodes MPQYLVASYLPDDFDPSVISEEIVEAIYAVNRELIAAGARKFACGLSPASEAKTLRPQPNGKISVTDGPYIETKEHIGGLLILEAANLDEALAWARKGMVWNAVVEVREIQFHPDPKGATQ